Proteins found in one Miscanthus floridulus cultivar M001 chromosome 4, ASM1932011v1, whole genome shotgun sequence genomic segment:
- the LOC136550088 gene encoding enoyl-CoA hydratase 2, peroxisomal isoform X1 has protein sequence MATSSKPTAPVDPEVVLAHKFPEVSFDYDERDVALYALGVGACGDDAVDEKELHFVYHRDGQPHIKVLPTFVSLFPNKNNNGLGFVDVPGLNFDASLLLHGQQYIEIYRPIPSYASVVNRVKVAGLQDKGKATVLELETTTSLKESGEILCMNRSTIYLRGAGGFSDSSRPYSYATYPANQVSRISIPNSAPSAVYDDQTKQSQALLYRLSGDYNPLHSDPDIALLAGSFCRFTRPILHGLCTLGFAARAVIKSFCNGEPTAVKSIFGRFLLHVYPGETLSTEMWLDGQKVHYQTKVKERNRAVLSGYVLLQHIPSSL, from the exons ATGGCGACCAGCTCCAAACCCACCGCGCCCGTGGACCCCGAGGTCGTGCTCGCCCACAAGTTCCCCGAG GTGTCCTTCGACTACGACGAGAG GGATGTAGCGCTGTACGCGCTCGGGGTTGGCGCCTGCGGCGATGACGCCGTCGACGAGAAGGAGCTCCACTTCGTGTACCACAGGGACGGGCAGCCACACATTAAG GTCCTTCCTacttttgtttctttatttcccAACAAGAACAACAATGGGCTTGGATTTGTTGATGTGCCTGGCCTTAA CTTTGATGCAAGCCTTCTACTGCATGGTCAACAATACATAGAGATCTATAGGCCAATCCCTTCGTATGCCAGT GTTGTAAACAGGGTTAAAGTAGCTGGTTTGCAAGACAAAG GGAAAGCAACTGTTCTTGAGCTCGAAACTACCACAAGCCTCAAAGAGTCTGGCGAAATTTTATGCATGAACAG GAGTACTATCTACTTGCGTGGTGCTGGAGGGTTTTCAGACTCTTCGCGGCCATACTCATATGCTACTTATCCTGCTAATCAAGTTTCTCGCATTTCTATTCCCAATTCGGCACCTTCTGCAGTATATGATGACCAAACAAAGCAATCCCAG GCATTATTATACAGGCTATCTGGGGATTACAATCCTTTGCATTCAGACCCTGATATTGCACTGCTTGCCGG GAGCTTTTGCAGGTTCACTCGTCCAATCCTGCACGGTCTCTGCACCCTAGGATTCGCTGCTCGCGCTGTCATAAAATCTTTCTGCAATGGTGAACCGACGGCAGTGAAGAGCATCTTCGGCCGGTTCCTTCTGCACGTCTACCCCGGGGAAACGTTATCCACTGAAATGTGGCTTGACGGCCAGAA GGTGCACTACCAAACGAAGGTGAAGGAGCGGAACCGTGCCGTGCTCTCTGGATATGTGTTGCTCCAACACATCCCCTCATCATTGTAA
- the LOC136550088 gene encoding enoyl-CoA hydratase 2, peroxisomal isoform X2: protein MATSSKPTAPVDPEVVLAHKFPEVSFDYDERDVALYALGVGACGDDAVDEKELHFVYHRDGQPHIKVLPTFVSLFPNKNNNGLGFVDVPGLNFDASLLLHGQQYIEIYRPIPSYASVVNRVKVAGLQDKGKATVLELETTTSLKESGEILCMNRSTIYLRGAGGFSDSSRPYSYATYPANQVSRISIPNSAPSAVYDDQTKQSQALLYRLSGDYNPLHSDPDIALLAGFTRPILHGLCTLGFAARAVIKSFCNGEPTAVKSIFGRFLLHVYPGETLSTEMWLDGQKVHYQTKVKERNRAVLSGYVLLQHIPSSL from the exons ATGGCGACCAGCTCCAAACCCACCGCGCCCGTGGACCCCGAGGTCGTGCTCGCCCACAAGTTCCCCGAG GTGTCCTTCGACTACGACGAGAG GGATGTAGCGCTGTACGCGCTCGGGGTTGGCGCCTGCGGCGATGACGCCGTCGACGAGAAGGAGCTCCACTTCGTGTACCACAGGGACGGGCAGCCACACATTAAG GTCCTTCCTacttttgtttctttatttcccAACAAGAACAACAATGGGCTTGGATTTGTTGATGTGCCTGGCCTTAA CTTTGATGCAAGCCTTCTACTGCATGGTCAACAATACATAGAGATCTATAGGCCAATCCCTTCGTATGCCAGT GTTGTAAACAGGGTTAAAGTAGCTGGTTTGCAAGACAAAG GGAAAGCAACTGTTCTTGAGCTCGAAACTACCACAAGCCTCAAAGAGTCTGGCGAAATTTTATGCATGAACAG GAGTACTATCTACTTGCGTGGTGCTGGAGGGTTTTCAGACTCTTCGCGGCCATACTCATATGCTACTTATCCTGCTAATCAAGTTTCTCGCATTTCTATTCCCAATTCGGCACCTTCTGCAGTATATGATGACCAAACAAAGCAATCCCAG GCATTATTATACAGGCTATCTGGGGATTACAATCCTTTGCATTCAGACCCTGATATTGCACTGCTTGCCGG GTTCACTCGTCCAATCCTGCACGGTCTCTGCACCCTAGGATTCGCTGCTCGCGCTGTCATAAAATCTTTCTGCAATGGTGAACCGACGGCAGTGAAGAGCATCTTCGGCCGGTTCCTTCTGCACGTCTACCCCGGGGAAACGTTATCCACTGAAATGTGGCTTGACGGCCAGAA GGTGCACTACCAAACGAAGGTGAAGGAGCGGAACCGTGCCGTGCTCTCTGGATATGTGTTGCTCCAACACATCCCCTCATCATTGTAA